A portion of the Coturnix japonica isolate 7356 chromosome 4, Coturnix japonica 2.1, whole genome shotgun sequence genome contains these proteins:
- the ITGB1BP2 gene encoding integrin beta-1-binding protein 2 encodes MALLCYNKGCGQRFDPEHNSEDSCLYHPGVPIFHDALKGWSCCKKRTTDFSEFLSIKGCMKGFHSKEKPPEPSQEETSDKPKAKPMAEIIVQGPKSAEKMQRERPSSDEPRQLLPIKVSRSLEHALEKLSLSPNNKEPKGDCAGEAAAQVRAGTTCKNAACKAIYQGPESNTEVCTFHPGVPVFHEGMKYWSCCGIRTTDFSAFLEQPGCSTGRHCWMGKADKKAVSCRQDWHQTGNQVVVTIYGKNPLPTLSSVKANRTVLEVHVIFEGNKIFQAELDLWGVIDTEKSFVSMVPTKVEITLCKSSPGAWARLEQPQSKACAQGQPDPAAVSTEEPEDESDDSLSWSEDEEDEELGAARGLCGALCESGRSPERPVALPADRDEQ; translated from the exons ATGGCGCTGCTGTGCTACAACAAGGGCTGCGGGCAGAGGTTTGATCCTGAGCACAACTCTGAGG attCCTGCCTGTATCACCCGGGCGTCCCCATCTTCCATGATGCCCTGAAG GGCTGGTCTTGCTGTAAGAAGCGCACGACAGACTTCTCTGAGTTCCTCTCCATTAAG ggatGCATGAAGGGATTTCACAGCAAGGAGAAGCCTCCCGAGCCTTCGCAAGAGGAGACCTCAGACAAGCCAAAGGCCAAGCCAATGGCGGAGATCATCGTCCAAGGACCAAAATCAGCTGAGAAGATGCAGCGGGAAAGACCAAG ctctgaTGAGCCACGACAACTGCTGCCAATCAAAGTATCTCGATCTCTCGAGCATGCACTGGAGAAACTGAGCCTGTCTCCCAACAACAAGGAGCCAAAGGGCGACTGTGCAG gggaggcAGCTGCCCAGGTGAGAGCTGGCACCACCTGCAAGAACGCAGCCTGCAAAGCA ATCTACCAGGGCCCAGAGAGCAACACAGAGGTTTGTACTTTCCACCCTGGTGTTCCTGTCTTCCACGAGGG GATGAAGTACTGGAGCTGCTGCGGGATCAGAACGACGGACTTCAGTGCCTTCCTGGAACAGCcgggctgcagcacagggcgGCACTGCTGGATGGGAAAGGCA GACAAGAAGGCGGTGTCATGCAGGCAGGACTGGCACCAAACCGGCAACCAAGTGGTGGTGACAATCTACGGCAAGAACCCTCTGCCCACCCTCAGCAGCGTGAAGGCCAACCGCACCGTG CTTGAAGTTCACGTCATCTTTGAAGGGAATAAGATTTTCCAGGCAGAACTTGATCTCTGGGGG GTCATCGACACAGAGAAGAGCTTTGTGAGCATGGTTCCCACCAAGGTGGAGATCACGCTCTGTAAGTCCAGCCCCGGGGCCTGGGCCAGGctggagcagccccagagcaAGGCCTGCGCTCAGGGCCAGCCGGACCCGGCGGCGGTGAGCACGGAGGAGCCCGAGGACGAGTCTGATGACAGCCTGAGCTGGTcggaggatgaggaggatgaggagctgggggctgcacgGGGGCTGTGCGGAGCGCTCTGTGAGAGCGGACGGAGCCCCGAGCGGCCCGTAGCATTGCCCGCTGACAGGGACGAGCAATAA
- the LOC107312494 gene encoding rho-related GTP-binding protein RhoG-like, which produces MQTIKCVVVGDGAVGKTCLLISYTTNAFPEEYIPTVFDNYSAQMTVDGRTVSLNLWDTAGQEEYDRLRTLSYPQTNVFVICFSIGSPSSYANVRHKWHPEVSHHCPNVPILLVGTKRDLRNDLETVKKLKEQSLAPTTPQQGTSLAKQIGAVKYLECSALNQEGVREVFAEAVRAVLYPVTKKNTRKCVLL; this is translated from the coding sequence ATGCAGACTATAAAGTGCGTAGTTGTTGGAGATGGCGCTGTGGGGAAAACTTGTCTTCTCATCAGCTATACCACCAATGCCTTCCCAGAAGAGTACATCCCTACCGTGTTCGACAACTATAGTGCCCAAATGACTGTTGATGGCCGGACGGTTAGCCTGAATCTCTGGGACACTGCAGGCCAGGAGGAATATGACCGTCTGCGCACACTCTCGTATCCTCAAACCAATGTATTTGTCATCTGCTTCTCCATTGGCAGCCCGTCTTCCTATGCAAATGTGAGGCACAAGTGGCATCCTGAAGTTTCTCACCACTGTCCCAATGTTCCCATTCTTTTAGTGGGCACGAAGAGAGACTTGAGAAACGACCTGGAAACagttaaaaagttaaaagagCAAAGCTTGGCTCCCACCACCCCACAACAGGGGACTTCGCTGGCTAAACAAATTGGAGCAGTCAAATATTTGGAGTGCTCGGCGTTGAATCAGGAGGGTGTTCGGGAGGTGTTTGCTGAAGCTGTGCGTGCAGTTCTTTATCCTGTGACAAAGAAGAACACAAGGAAATGTGTCTTATTGTAG